The Tubulanus polymorphus chromosome 3, tnTubPoly1.2, whole genome shotgun sequence nucleotide sequence GAAGTATGTTCGCAAGAATGTTAGAGAATACTTACCACTGAATGCTAGATTTACATGCGGCATTGCCACTGCGTAAGCGTCTGAAACATATTTGTTTATTATAAGAAAAATGATAGCAGAGCACGGGCGGAAATGTGTGGAATATACGTACGTGAATATGTGGGGTCATGCAGCTCATAAGTCTTAGAATAATCTGTAAAGGATAGAAAACGCTTTCATGAGTACTTACGATATTCAAGTACATTAAAAGATACTCAAGACACGCCCTGTTAAAACGTAATGCCatttccaaaaataactgattAGACATGCTTGGAATTTGTACTATCTACCAATATTGTGTACTTGAATTAAAAACAATTGTAAAGAAAATACTTCCAATTCAAACCATAGAAAAGTTTCCAGAGGCGGTCCCACAGGTCCCCGCATTGTTGGACAGATTTTATCATTTCCTAAGCTAAAACCTTTAGTCGCGTGATTAATTGTCGTTTATCCCTCTTTTGgcacaaaattcaaatttatgaaTCGTTATCGATTTTCAATGATCAAACTGAATCTTCTTGCCTGAGGACAAAGTATTTGCATGTAATATTATCACTCATTCCTCTTGATACAAATCTTAGCGTGATACCTATTCCTTTCACTTGAAATTGACAAAACTTTTCGAAATATTGTGTCTTAATATTTTACTATTTTCTTTACTGCTTTGCACAAATAAAAATCTATCGATTAATCGAGATTATCTTATCAATGATACTCAGTACTCAGTATTGATAACCCGCGAaaacatatatattattaGTTCTTTTACTCATTTCTACGAAGAATCAGTTTTACCTTTTGATGAAACTTTAGCTTTAGTTTGCCTGAAATAAAAGCATTTATTTTAACGTGGCATTTTGTCAATTGCAAGTTTGGCAAATATCAATCAAGTTCACCGAAATTGGTCGATTCGAGGaaataatgggattcgaacctactcAGATATTAAGTCTATTAACTAGGAACAATTATGTTCAGAGCCCGTGGTGAACATTCTGCTCTTTGAAACATCATCAAATCGTCCTTATTTTGTGGCCATACGTGATTTTGACAAAATCAAGTGCTGGATTTtctcgtttgatggcgctatTCAGAACcggaatatgtttattttttaaatattttatatgaaatatcgtAAACTCTACGTACCCAATGATTGGTGAGAGAGTAATAAAAAACATCATTGCTTTGTATGGTGTTGTACACGGATCTAAATTCGCCTCTTTTAGCTTAATCTGTTTGTTTTTTATGACATTTAGAGTGATTTCTAGGcctttgaatttataatttgtCACATCCAATGCATCATGAGCATCATGAGGATACATTTTAAAGGATTAAGCGTGACGACGTATAGTAAAAGAGTTGAATTTTGTCGAAACCCGTATAGTAAATATTCCTGTTTATAGAAACCCGAAAACAGTATCATTCCGTGTCATCAATTGGTGGTTCATACCTAAGCTATAGTATCAAGCAGATATAGATAGAATAGATTGATATAGCTAGTTGGTGCGAGATAAAGGGACAGCAgatgatttaatgaaaactTACGGTTGATTCGATTCGTGCTTAACGACAAGACCTCCGTTTCTGAGTTGTCTTGTTATATAAACAAGTGCGAGCAAGAACATCACGACCAGAACGAACGACGTGCTACCAAGAATCACACCGGCAATCATTAGGGGATTAACTGTTATGGCGTCACTCCACTTGCCACCAACTGAATAGAGAAATGACATTCAAATGAGATGCAAATCCATTATCTTTGAGAGGCATGAGATTCGCTGAGGAAGCACTACTAGATTCAGAATAAAACctaaaaatctaatagaaCACGGCAAAAACTTAAATCAGACACCCAACTCAGTGTCACTGATACAGCAGTCTTTGAGACGATTGTTAGATTTGACGGTGTTTTTGGAGGTCCTAAAAACAAAAGCGAATAAAAAGACAAGACGGTACGCGTTATTTCTGCAAAGATAACAAAgttataaaaaaaagaatattcttTTGAGATGGAATTTTGTAGGAATCATTTTACATTCACGTTTCAGccatgatatttcaaattaacttcatcgATGACCAAATAACTAGTACACATAATcggcaaatgaaaaaaatgttttgaaaactCCATGTCTGGAAATAAACGTCTAATGCTCCAGAACTTACCGAATTCTATGAGTTTTAATGTAATTTCTAAGCTACCAATGGAATGCTTCAGTTGACACGAATGAAATCCATAATCGGACGCCTGAACTGATTCCAAAATAACCTTCCAGTACATTTTTACCGGGGTTGACCAAATTCCCTTGGATGTTAAATTGGAGCTGCAATTTATAGTTGTCGTTGACGGATTTGCATCGTAGATTATCGTGAATTCAGCACTTTCTCCTAATCTCGCTGTGACGGGTTCGAGTTCTCTTGAGAGCCTTGGTGCATCTATGGGGAAAAAAGGGATATCGTTCATACAACATATCTTCTGTCTGGATCGCTATGACATTTCTCCACGGTTCAATATTTCACTTAACATATGATTGGAAATAAGTTGTCTGGGAAGCAGAAATCTGGCATAAGTCAAATCCATCAAAATGCGACATCAAAATTAGTTTTCAACAGCGGGAGACGTTTAATGTTTTAGATCGATGTCCTCTCGAATTGTCAATTATTTAGGTATCATCGCATTTGCATCCAGATATTTActataagaattatttttagcTAGTACGTCAATTGTCATGAGTAAACACTTGTTAACCTGTCCATTTATAGATGctcttaatgaaaatgaagttttGGGTCCGGTTACTTACATTGAACATCGACAGTAGCAATATTACTGATAGTAAAACCCGCTGTATTTGTTACTTGACATCTGTATCGCCCTGAATAAGCTTTTGATAAATTGTCCAGGTTGAGATGATCCTTTCTGGATTCAGTTGATTCAATTGATTTCCAGACACCCGATATAGCTGAGAATTGCCAGCGAAAAGTGTAATTGCTAGGATTACCATCGGTTGCAGAACAGTTAAACCGAATTGAACCGCCTTTTCTTACTACACTTTTTAATGGTGTCAACGAAACGGAATCGGCGGGATCTGTAAAACAAGACACAGCCACTTTGCTTTTTAACGTAAGACCACTCGGAATATATCGAACTGccatcatctgaaataatgCATCATTTTCATGCAAAATCAATCATAAGATAAATATGTAATGATAATTACTCAAATTGGAATGATTAGATAAACACCACTAAAGATTACACAGTACGGACAATGAAGCGTTTTTGGTGACACTATTGACAGGTTGGCGGTTCTGATAAGCTGTATATCTATATTGTCTTCCATTTTTATCCTTATCAGTTGGTACTATTATAGACTACTAGAGCAATTGTGAGGTTCGGGTTTATGATTGGTTGCTCTGATATAGGCGTTGACGCCAAAGTAGGCCGGTTAAGTTgtcagggcttagacttaaaaCCGATCTAAGACTAACTTAGTTCTAtatccaatctaacaactgttGGATATAAGATCACATTTTGGTCTCACGTATAGACGATGGAACTGGTCTCTGAGCTGTTACCGAACTTACAGTGAACGATAACTGTTGTATCTTTATATAGATTTCCAGTTTGACATCTGTATCGAGCCTGATTCATGGTTTTAATTGCAGTAATCGATAATGTACTAGTAGCCACAAACCCGTGATAGGCTGCACTAGTTTTACTCGTAGCTGGTTGAGGGTCAAGTATGTGTCCATGTTGTAGAGGAATATGTGAACCACTGAATCTGTACAGCCGGGTTTGACGAGTCAGTTCTACACTCTGTTACGAGTTTATTTGTAGGCTACATTGAACAATTTGACAGaatcgaaaaaaatcaaatgtttggTAAACGTGTTGTGTCTAAACTTACAGTGAACGGTAATTGTTGTATCTTTGTAAAGATTTCCAGTTTGACATCTGTATCGAGCCTGattcatagttttagttgCAGTAATAGATAATGTACTAGTAGCCATGAACCCGTGATTGGCTGCACTAGTTCGATTCGTAGCTGGTTGGGAGTCAACTGGTGTCCATGTTGTAGTGTAATATGTGAACCACTGAATCTGTACAGCCGGGTTTGACGAGTCAGTTTTACATTCCAACTGttgattattgttttctaatacataatctgCCGGTTTCTTCATCATCGTCAGTGTTGTTGCTTGAACTGgaaataattagttttcattaaattGTCAAAATCCGGGGATATTGACGAAACAGAAATTAGTCAAAGGTGGTAGAACAACATTCACTCCATGAGCAGTACTTACAGTTGACAATTAATTGAACTTTATTAGAATTCATTTGTGTTGGTATACCAGCCCCAGTAGCTGTACATTGATATTCTGCCCGGTTATCTGTTTTATTGACGGATTTTGAATATGTAAAAGGACTGACTCCTTGTTTCACAGTGCTGCCCCCTTGTATTCTAGTTATGACTAGGTTTGGTGCCGGGTTACCCCCTGTAGCTGTACACGTTAAGTCAACAGATGCAGATTCCTGAACGGGTGACGTCGGTCCTTGTAATGTAACACCACTGGGCGGGTCTGAAATGAAGTAAAATAAGGATTGACCCGAACTGGAACCAAATTCACTTCTTGGAATAATAGTTATGAAACTATCTGAGCACTTACAGTTGACAGTTAATTTCACTTTATTAGAAATCATTGGTGTTGATATACCAGCCCCAGTAGCTGTACATTGATATTCTGCCTGGTTATCCGTTTTAGTGACGGATGTTGAATATGTCAGGGGACTAACTCCCTGTTTgacagtgctgccacctggtgTTCTGGTAATGGCGAGGTTTGGTACCGGGTTACCCCCTGTAGCTGTACACGTTAAGTTAACATATGTTGAGTCCTGAACGGGTGACGTCGGTCCTAATGTAACATTACTTGGTGGGTCTTAAATGAAGTAAAATAAAGATCGGCCAATATTACTTATAATTTCGAGAAATGAAATACTTCGGGTGTTGGAGCGATTATGTATATCTATGTGTTAGTTGATTTCAATAGGTCTACCCATGGATATTTCAATCGCCTGTCAATCACAGGGACCTGTTTCGCTTGAATCTGGGTTAAGTTAAATTGTGGGTgtaaaaaatcaaagaaataatCGGTATCAAAGCCACTCGCTATGCGACTTTGTCTCTTCCAATCTTCCCGCCATTTGGATTCATTTTTGTGAGTACTCAATTTCATATTCTCGTCGAATTcttaagatatttttcttccGGTTTATGAGTCATTATTATCGCTTATCGCTGATAGATATATGTTTCGATAATGACAAAATTTGAAACGTCAACATCATGTACAAACAAGCGCATGAGTTTTCGTTCAACGGCTCCGTGATCTTTATGACATTTTTTATCTAAACTGCAAAAACGATCAactatttgaaaaatgacatgTTTGATACTAGTTCTAAGTGTGATCGAATGATTTTAAGTGAAGAGTAAAGTGACCAcgtgtttatgaaatacttACGTAGAACATCGATAGTAATACTACCAGTGACTGATCCTGCTATATTCGAtactgtacatgtataaacaccTGAATCAGTTCTACTGATTCGTGTAAAACGTGTAATGTGAGTTTATTATTAGATTGTCCTGATAGATTGACACCACTCCATCTATACTTCAGTCCCGTAGCTCCAGACTGTGAACCGTTACATGTGATTGTTAATGGTGAATTCTCCTGTACTGTGACGATGTTGTTGATCGCGGTGTTTGGTTGAGATGTTAGAACTGGTCCACGCGGGGGTGCTGTAAATTTGAAACCATGTAGAACTACATAGAACTGGAATTGCATAGTGTCTGAATATATGAAACTtagatagaaaatataaaaagccAGCAGGAGAAACGTAGGATGAGAAATTTCCTATCATGCTCCCAGAACAGCTgtagattttgaaaatcaattgaacCAATTCATCAACGTCGGCGgctatgaatatttcaacgtTGTCGAATAGATTACGATTATAATTCGGCACGATTTTCTAATCTCAATTAATAGAACTAAAGTAATGAGTATTCCGTGAGGAATTCAAAAAGTAACAATCGATTTCAGTTACAAAGAGCAGCTGGTGAATTGGATTGAAAATGACCGAtgattcattaattatttatcatttttgtcattttgatATCATTCAATCGTTTTTCATTCTCACCTACTACAGTAAGTACTGTTCTAGTATTTCGGAAAGAGTTCATGTAGTTACATGCCCATGTCCCAGCATCAATCATCGGTACATTAGTGATACGCAAACCATAACGTCcagctgtgacgtcacataGTCCAGTGTACCGGGATTCACTGATAGCGCCACGAGGACAGTTTGTTTTATCAAACGCATACTGTACAGTAGGGATACTGAATGTCATTCTGTGACCGCAGAAATTTCTACTGGGTGGTGAAACCTGACATTGTACGACAGTGGTGCCACCTAGTTTTACAACTGCTGGTGTTACAACCATCGTGAATGTCGTATCCGCTGCGTCTATACAGTTCTGCTGTTGACCTAAACAAGAAGAATAAACAAGAATTTTGGTCGGGCGATATAGCAATTCTCTTTTTAACATATCAGAGACCATGGCAAATTACTACTTTACTCATTAACACCAAGAGCAGTTCCCAAGGGCATCGCCGCGGGTCGGGGGCCTGAACGAGGAAACTAAGTCAAAAAATAAGTTCCGATTTATTCGTCATAAAAGACTTTATTTCTGTCTTTTCGTTTTTAATTCTTGAATTCGCTTAAAATGCCcgaaaaaatatattgcagagaattcaatttgtttcgaaGGAACCCCGTACCGCCAATCGCCTTTCGCCTTCGGCGCTTGTGTTCCGGATATTCCCAATTCCAACCTTCCTGCGGGAAATCCTTGAAAGGACCATGGTTCAATAGTAGTTAATCGAGTTAAACCTTCACAATTTATTATCACTTCTTGGTCTACATTTTAGCTCATCAGTTATTCTagtcttttattttgattaaacAGGATAGAATCAGATTTGATTATCAATCGTCTCATGATACGTTCGTTCAATGCGTTAATTTTTATAGAACCCTCTTTTTTATTCTGTTTACCGTTTATTTCTGTGTACATCATTACACACATGAACAGACTCATGAGCAGATTTTCctgcaatttgaaaaaaggcaAAAATGGCAAAAGGTGTTACTATCTAAACTGTTCGACAAACCCAAAAAGGGCTGCCGCTCATGCAGTAACCACATTTGTGGCTCATATTTGTCGacatatcaataataatttggAACTGTATgtacaataaaaaaattcttaCCTTCAGAAACATGCTGCTTACATACGTACGTACAAGAATCCTTCAATGAAAATAGGCGTTTTTAAGGAAAATGTACAGTGGCAATTTTCTAATGGCAGCGGTAACACCTGACAATAATATCTGGTTTGAATCTCGAAACTTCGTGTcttttgaattaatttctgattgaataAGTTCGccattttaaaacataaatcCGTGTATAGTGGGTTTCTATCTTATTATCTGTTCTCCACGCCTGACCGCtgttattttactaaaatggTAGTGGTTTTTATTAAAGTACATTTCCCAGCTTGTTTAAACTTTAGATATTCGCTTCAAATTAAGGTAACACTGCCCCTGTTCCGTTGCCCCTTCTTCAGATAATAACGAAAAGTTCCTTCATTGATGCAGTAACTTCTGCGATTAAAGTTAAGCCCGTAGATGAGGAAACACCAAAAAATGAAAGTTTGTGTATGACGTGTGTTCATTATTATGATAAATGAAGACAACGCCAAAGCGAAAGTGCGCAAAAGCTTTTTTCCCCAATATACGTCAATGTATATGCGTCAAAAGATCTACTACttaccagaaaaaaatatttgaatcgcAGATCAGTTGAAGACAGTGTTCCCGCAGTACGGAGATGAATGTTTTAAAAGATCTCATCCGACCAGGAAGAATTATACAAGGATATTGATAAAGTTGCGTGGTACAAAA carries:
- the LOC141902203 gene encoding kin of IRRE-like protein 3, translating into MATSTLSITATKTMNQARYRCQTGNLYKDTTITVHYPADSVSLTPLKSVVRKGGSIRFNCSATDGNPSNYTFRWQFSAISGVWKSIESTESRKDHLNLDNLSKAYSGRYRCQVTNTAGFTISNIATVDVQYAPRLSRELEPVTARLGESAEFTIIYDANPSTTTINCSSNLTSKGIWSTPVKMYWKVILESVQASDYGFHSCQLKHSIGSLEITLKLIEFVGGKWSDAITVNPLMIAGVILGSTSFVLVVMFLLALVYITRQLRNGGLVVKHESNQP